ATCAGCAGATACATGGGGATTAGCATCGCCTCCCAGAAAATATAGAACATGACCGTATTGAGGCAGATGAAAACACCGATCATGGCGGCTTCCATAATCAGCACCACAAAGACAAACTCCTTAAACCGCTCCTTGATGTAGCTCCAGGAGCAGAGGATACAGAGCGGCATCACCAAGGTGGTGAGCAATACCAATAGCACACTGATGCCATCAACTCCCACCTCATAGTTCAGATGCAGGGCTGGAAACCAGTGATAGACCTCGGCAAACTGGAACTTTGCCGTATGCAGGTCAAAATGACCGTACAAAGGCAGGGAAACCACTGCGGTAAGCAAGGTCACCAGCAAGCCCCAGCTTTTCAGGATGCCATCGCCGCCCAGGAACAGGGTAATCAACGCCCCTACCAGAGGAATGAGCAGAATTGCCGATAAAATCGGGTAGCTTAAAGTATTTGCAATCAGATACTGTTCCATAGACAACCGCGGTTGCAAAAATGATAGGGTTAGATCAGGACAATAATGATCAAAATAAGAAACAGGGCCACCACCGCGCCACCGATGTAATGCTGCACCTTGCCGGTCTGCAATGTCCTGAGTTCATCAGCGCCCTTGACCACCCCTTTGGCTGAACCATCCAACACCCAATCGATCCCTTCCCAGTCAAACCAGGACATGGCCCGAGCGACGGCCAGGGTGAAACGCATGCCAACGGTTCGATACACCTCGCCAATCCAATCGTTGGCAATACTGATTGGTTTGGATGCCACCCACATGAAGACCAATGCCCCTTTACGGTAAAACCAGTCCAGATCAAGATTGCTTTTGGGCTCCGGTTTCAGTTTTTTGACCATGAGGAAAAAACCAAGGCCGGTAAAACCAAGAATCTGGAAGGTTTCCGATAGATGGTAAGCACTGTAGGGATGGTAGTGGACCTCAAAAGGCAGCATGTTATAGAGATAATCAGGATAAAAACCGAGAAAAATACACATGAATGCAGCAATGGCCATTCCAAGCTGCATATTCCAGGGAACCTCCTTGGCCTTCACCCCGGAATCCTTACCGAACCAAATGAAGTAGGGCAGTTTGATACCCACCGACAAAAAGGTGCCAACCGCCGCCAAGGTCAGCATCAGCAACAGACCCAAGCGGTGGTGCTCGCCGGCGGCAGCAATAATCATTGATTTACTGATAAACCCGCTGGTCAACGGAAAGCCGGAGATGGAAATGCCGCCGATCACTGTAAAAATCAAACTGATAGGCATATACTTGTACAGCCCCCCCAGCTCATTCAGCTTTGACTTGCCGGTCATCTCCAGCACCGCCCCAGCCCCCATGAAGAGCAACGCCTTATAGAGGATATGAGCATAGGCGTGGGCACAGGCACCGTTGATGGCCATCGCCGTACCAATGCCAACGCCGCAGACCATATAGCCAACCTGGCTGACAATATGGTAAGCCAGAATCCGCCGGGCATCGTTTTCAATCACAGCATACCCAACCCCATAGAGGGTCATGATTGCTCCGAGAATGGCCAAGGCTTCAAAACCAGGGAATCCCCTGGCAAGAACATACACCGCCGTTTTCGTGGTAAAGGCACACATATAGACAGCCCCGGTCACCGTTGCTTCAGGGTAGGCATCCGGCAGCCAGGCGTGAATCGGCGGCACCGCTGCATTGAGCATGAAGCCGATCATGATTAGATAGTCGGCCAGGGTCGCCCCGTCGGCGGCAATCTGGCCAAAACTCAGATCATGGACATTCTGGTAACGGAGAAAGATGCCAGCCAACAGAACCAGACCGCCAGCCGTATGGACCAGAAGGTAGCGGTAGCCGGCCTCGATGGATTTGGTTCTTTTGCGATACCAGACCAGGAAGGTGGAGGCAAAAGCCATCATTTCCCAAAAGATAAACAGCGTCAGGTAATCCCCCGCCAGAGTCACGCCGAGGGAACCGGCCACATAGAGAAAGGCCGCCATATGCTGGCCACTCTCCTTCACCTGCAGCCCATAGACACTGCCGATAACCGCCATCAGGGTAAACACATGGAGAAAGACGTAGGTCAGCTTATCCACGCGGCCAAAGATCAGTTCGAAGCCCATAAAGTGGCAGACCCCGAATGATTCCGGCAGAAAACGGATCTGGTAGAAGGCCAGCAGGGGCACGACCAGCAGCAGGATCTTCTGCAGCTTGAAGCGTTGGGCAACCGGCAGCAGCATGGCCCCGAGGATAAAAAAGGTGGCTGGATGGAGAAAAATCGTCTCACTCATCATAGTAATCTTCACCCTTCATCAGCCAGACATGGGACAATCCCTTGCAGATGACAATCATCCCAAGACAGCCGCCGATACCAAACAGCGACCAGAAACCAATAACGCTGTCACCCCAGAAATGGGGGTGATGCCGGGCGGCCAAAAAATCAAAGACCACGGCGAAGGCCAGAAAAGCAAAAAACAACCACTTCATCACCGTTGCATGGTCCCGCAGGTAGCCGATCAATTGTGCAATCATGCGCCCACCATTACGTGAATGATTTTCAGAAAAAGATCCGGATAGATACCGAAGAGGACCGACAGAATCGAGGTAATGCACAAGGGAATCACCATGAACATGATCAATGGTGAGGCCTCCAGCGAGGCGGTCTGCCCTTCATCGGCCGGCAAAGGTTTGCCGTAAAAGGACTGGAGAAAGACCGGCACAAAATAGCCGGCATTCAGCAGGCTGCTGACCAAAAGGACCACCAGGATGATGATATTATGGATATCCATGGCTCCCAGGGCCAGAAACCACTTGGAAACAAAGCCGCTTACCGGCGGTGCGCCGATCATGCTCAGCGAGGCAATACCAAAGGCAATCATGGTCAACGGCATGCGATGGCCTAGACCGCCCATCTCCTTAATATCCTTCTTTCCCGAAGCGACAAAGATAGCCCCGGCACAGAAAAAGAGGGTTATTTTAGAAAAAGCATGGTTGGCAATATGGATCAGCCCGCCGGTTACCCCGTTGGGGGTCAGCATGGCTACACCGAGAATAATGTAGGAAAGCTGGCTGATGGTCGAATAAGCAAGCCGGGCTTTCAGATTGGTTTTGGTCAACGCTATAACCGACGCAGTCACAATGGTGAACGAGACAAAATAGGCCGTAAAGATGCCCAGATGGTACTGGGCCAGCAGCTGGGTGCCAAAAATGGAGAGCATCACCCGACAGGTGGAAAAAACCCCGACCTTGACCACCACCACCGCATGGAGCAGAGCGCTGACCGGGGTGGGAGCCACCATCGCCGAAGGCAGCCAGT
The nucleotide sequence above comes from Candidatus Anaeroferrophillus wilburensis. Encoded proteins:
- a CDS encoding Na(+)/H(+) antiporter subunit D, with product MSETIFLHPATFFILGAMLLPVAQRFKLQKILLLVVPLLAFYQIRFLPESFGVCHFMGFELIFGRVDKLTYVFLHVFTLMAVIGSVYGLQVKESGQHMAAFLYVAGSLGVTLAGDYLTLFIFWEMMAFASTFLVWYRKRTKSIEAGYRYLLVHTAGGLVLLAGIFLRYQNVHDLSFGQIAADGATLADYLIMIGFMLNAAVPPIHAWLPDAYPEATVTGAVYMCAFTTKTAVYVLARGFPGFEALAILGAIMTLYGVGYAVIENDARRILAYHIVSQVGYMVCGVGIGTAMAINGACAHAYAHILYKALLFMGAGAVLEMTGKSKLNELGGLYKYMPISLIFTVIGGISISGFPLTSGFISKSMIIAAAGEHHRLGLLLMLTLAAVGTFLSVGIKLPYFIWFGKDSGVKAKEVPWNMQLGMAIAAFMCIFLGFYPDYLYNMLPFEVHYHPYSAYHLSETFQILGFTGLGFFLMVKKLKPEPKSNLDLDWFYRKGALVFMWVASKPISIANDWIGEVYRTVGMRFTLAVARAMSWFDWEGIDWVLDGSAKGVVKGADELRTLQTGKVQHYIGGAVVALFLILIIIVLI
- a CDS encoding monovalent cation/H+ antiporter subunit D family protein; amino-acid sequence: METIITNKILLTTVIPLVSALLIMASGKKPNVRESWSIIGAVLTFLSVVNLLPHILAGGAYEYTLFTLYPGVTVKFHLDGLGILFAGTASFLWILAGFYCVGYMRGLHEHAQTRFYVCYAVSVGGAMGAAFAGNLFTLYLFYEIVSIFTYPLVAHHQDAEGYEGARKYITYLMFTSKAFLLPAMILIYIQCGTLDFAAGDIVNGIFPHGANRVLVTISYLLCLFGFAKAGIMPLHNWLPSAMVAPTPVSALLHAVVVVKVGVFSTCRVMLSIFGTQLLAQYHLGIFTAYFVSFTIVTASVIALTKTNLKARLAYSTISQLSYIILGVAMLTPNGVTGGLIHIANHAFSKITLFFCAGAIFVASGKKDIKEMGGLGHRMPLTMIAFGIASLSMIGAPPVSGFVSKWFLALGAMDIHNIIILVVLLVSSLLNAGYFVPVFLQSFYGKPLPADEGQTASLEASPLIMFMVIPLCITSILSVLFGIYPDLFLKIIHVMVGA